The Amycolatopsis methanolica 239 nucleotide sequence CGGTCCGGGTCGCGGGACTCCGGCACCGTCCGCAAAGTCCAGGGGACGCACGCGGCGGCGACCGCGGCGGCGATCCAGAACAGGCCCTGCCACCCGGCGGCCTCGTTGAGGACACCGCCGACCACGGGCCCGGCCGCGGCGCCGGCGGCCGCCGCGGCGCCCCAGTACGCGACCGAGCGCATCTGCGCCGGCCCCTCGGTCACGACCGATAGCAGGCTGAGCCCGGAGGCGAGGATCGCGGCGCCCGCGGCCCCCTGCACGACCCTGCCGACGACGACCATCCACCCGCCGGGCGCGAGCGCGATCAGGACGCACGACACCACGAACAGCCCGAGACCCAGCACGAACACCCGGCGGCGCCCGAAGACGTCGCCGAGCGCGCCGGACGTCACGATCGTCGCGGCCCCGACGAGCATGTACCCGGTGACCGCCCACTGCAGCACCGCCAAGGACGTGCCGAGGTCCGCGCTGATCGACGGCAGCAGGATGCTGACCGCCGAGGTGTTCACGTTGACGATGAAGGTGGAGACGCACGCGGTGCCGAGCACCCCGCCGGTCTTCACCGCGCTGGTCGTGGCCATTCCGCCTCCCCGCGTGCGCGTCGTCTGGCGACCATGACGTGCGGCCGCCAGGCGGCACCTCATCCGGGGGAGGTGAAAGAACTCAGCCCTTGTTCTCGTAAACCGGCACGATCATCGCGCGCGCCAGCGTCGCCCCGAACATGTTGAAGCCGAGGAACGCCGGCGTCGCGGTGTCGGGGAGGTCCAGGGACTCCACGGCGAGCGCGTGCACCACGAAGAAGTACCGGTGCGGCCCGTGCCCCGGCGGCGGCGCGGCGCCAAGGAACTGCCGCACGCCACCGTCGTTGGTCACCGTCACGGCGCCGGACGGCAGGCCGGAGCCTGACGCGTCCCCTGCTCCCGACGGGAGCGAGGTCACCGAGGCCGGGATGTTGTAGACCGCCCAGTGCCAGAACCCGCTGGCGGTCGGGGCGTCCGGGTCGTAGCAGGTCACGGCGAAGCTCTTGGTCTCAGCCGGGAAGCCGTCCCACGCCAGGTGCGGCGACCGGTCCTCGCCGCCGGGGACGCCGAAGATCCCGCTGAGGTGCGGCGCCGCGAGCGTCTCCCCGTCCGCTACGTCGTCGCTGCGCACCGTGAAGGCCGGCACCGACGGCAGGAAGTCGTACGGATTCGGTGGTTGTGGCATCGATTCCTCCTCGTCACAGAGTGGCCAGTGATCACCCTAGTGCCGTTCGGGGTGCCCCCCGGGATGAACCGGGGGCTTCCCCGATACCGGCGCGCCACGCCCAGGCCATAGCGTGACCGGCACAGCAAAGTTCACGGGGGAGGACGCAATGCGCAAGCCGGCACTCGCGATAGGCGGGATCGCGCTCATCGTGGCGGGGATCGGGCTCGCGCTCGGCTCGAACTGGAACTGGTGGCGCATCTCGGACCGCGCCGAGATCACCGAAACCGTCGCCCAGCCGGTGTCGTCGGTCCGCGTCGACAACAACTCCGGCGATGTGCGGATCCGCGTCGAGGACACCGCCACGACGTCGGTCAACCAGGTCCTCCACTACGACGGCGACCGGCCTGCCCGCGCCTTCCGCCTGGAGGGTGCCCAGCTGGTGCTGGACGGCTGCGGCGGGGCTTGCACCGTCGACTACGAGGTGGTCGTCCCGCGCGGGACCACTGTGACCGGCGAGGTCCGCTCCGGCAGCCTCAGCGTCTACGGCACCGCGTCGGTGGACCTGGCCGCCAGTTCCGGGGACATCCGCGTCGAGGACGTCACCGGCCCGGTCACGGCCCGCACCAAGTCGGGCAGCATCGAGGTCGACCTCGCGACCGCGCAGAACGTCCGCGCCGAGGCCCAGAGCGGCGACATCCGCATCGTGGTGCCCGCCGACCGCTACCGGGTCACCGGCGAGACCAGGAGCGGCGACCGGTCGATCGACGTCGTCCAGGCCCCGTCGGCCCCGTACGTCCTCGACGTCAGCACCTCCAGCGGCGACGCGAGCGTGACCCAGGCATGATCCCCGCGCTCGCCCTCACCGCCACCGCGCTCTCGCTGCTGGTCAACCCGGGCGGTCCGGGCGGATCCGCCGCCGA carries:
- a CDS encoding YbhB/YbcL family Raf kinase inhibitor-like protein: MPQPPNPYDFLPSVPAFTVRSDDVADGETLAAPHLSGIFGVPGGEDRSPHLAWDGFPAETKSFAVTCYDPDAPTASGFWHWAVYNIPASVTSLPSGAGDASGSGLPSGAVTVTNDGGVRQFLGAAPPPGHGPHRYFFVVHALAVESLDLPDTATPAFLGFNMFGATLARAMIVPVYENKG
- a CDS encoding DUF4097 family beta strand repeat-containing protein, which codes for MRKPALAIGGIALIVAGIGLALGSNWNWWRISDRAEITETVAQPVSSVRVDNNSGDVRIRVEDTATTSVNQVLHYDGDRPARAFRLEGAQLVLDGCGGACTVDYEVVVPRGTTVTGEVRSGSLSVYGTASVDLAASSGDIRVEDVTGPVTARTKSGSIEVDLATAQNVRAEAQSGDIRIVVPADRYRVTGETRSGDRSIDVVQAPSAPYVLDVSTSSGDASVTQA